A region from the Algoriphagus machipongonensis genome encodes:
- the tig gene encoding trigger factor, producing MEISLDKQSANQASIKIKLNEADYQPKVDAKLKDYAKKANIKGFRPGKAPVSMVKNIYGTSVLVEEINSILSESLNNYLKEQTFKVLGEPLPVENNETIEWKTQKEFDFEYKIGFVEEVKVPLDKKFKGTKYSIKVDDKLVEETIENLKSQSGNSTNPEVSEAGDHIYGDLVATDSGFSKTLSLDLSKITKKLAGKFTGISKDAVVEFDSKDIKKAQWEEALGMTEEEAESAKGPITFTVKNINRTEEAEMNQDFFDKVFGPGVVTTEEEFIAKVKETLQGNYDKESKAFTDEELKKELTAAAKVDLPEEFLKEWLIRANEGKVSSEEVEKEFPMYAKQLTWSLISNQLATENKIQAEHEDVIAKTKEMIKEQFASSGLGSQMEDSMDMFVDNYLKGEDGQNYMNMLTSVQNDKVLAYVQETVDLKEKEITIDEFKELLEK from the coding sequence TTGGAAATCTCATTAGACAAGCAATCAGCGAATCAAGCTTCAATTAAAATTAAACTAAACGAAGCAGATTACCAACCAAAGGTAGACGCGAAACTGAAAGACTACGCGAAGAAGGCCAACATTAAAGGGTTCAGACCTGGAAAAGCGCCTGTTTCCATGGTGAAGAACATTTATGGTACTTCCGTATTGGTGGAAGAAATCAATTCTATCTTAAGTGAATCTTTAAACAATTACCTAAAAGAACAAACTTTTAAAGTTCTGGGTGAGCCTCTTCCAGTAGAGAACAATGAGACGATCGAATGGAAAACTCAAAAAGAATTTGATTTTGAATATAAAATCGGATTTGTTGAAGAGGTTAAAGTACCACTTGACAAGAAATTCAAAGGAACAAAGTACTCTATCAAAGTTGATGATAAATTGGTAGAGGAAACAATTGAAAACCTTAAATCTCAGTCTGGAAACAGCACTAACCCAGAAGTAAGTGAAGCAGGTGATCATATTTATGGTGACTTAGTAGCTACTGATAGTGGTTTTTCAAAAACTCTTTCCTTAGACTTATCAAAAATCACTAAGAAATTAGCAGGCAAATTCACAGGAATCAGCAAAGATGCTGTAGTGGAATTTGACTCAAAGGATATTAAGAAAGCTCAGTGGGAAGAAGCTTTGGGAATGACTGAGGAGGAAGCAGAATCAGCAAAAGGCCCAATTACTTTTACTGTTAAAAACATCAACCGTACTGAAGAAGCTGAAATGAATCAGGATTTCTTTGACAAGGTATTTGGTCCTGGTGTAGTAACTACAGAAGAAGAGTTCATTGCGAAAGTAAAAGAAACACTTCAAGGAAATTACGACAAAGAATCTAAGGCCTTCACTGATGAAGAATTGAAGAAAGAATTGACTGCGGCAGCGAAGGTTGATCTTCCAGAAGAATTCTTAAAAGAGTGGTTGATCAGAGCAAACGAAGGAAAAGTATCTTCTGAAGAAGTTGAGAAAGAATTCCCAATGTATGCGAAGCAATTAACTTGGTCATTGATCTCTAATCAATTGGCTACAGAAAATAAAATTCAGGCTGAGCATGAAGATGTGATCGCTAAAACTAAGGAGATGATCAAAGAACAATTTGCTTCTTCTGGTTTGGGTTCTCAAATGGAAGACAGCATGGACATGTTCGTTGACAACTACTTAAAAGGTGAAGACGGTCAAAATTACATGAACATGTTAACCTCTGTTCAAAATGACAAAGTTCTTGCTTATGTTCAAGAAACAGTCGATCTGAAAGAAAAGGAAATAACGATTGATGAGTTCAAGGAACTTTTAGAAAAGTAA
- a CDS encoding ClpP family protease — protein sequence MINKEEFRKYAIHNQGVNGTAFDQYTQHIENMTRSVIEERPQNFREIDVFSRLIMDRIIFLGTGIDDHIANIIVAQLLFLESVDAKKDVLLYVNSPGGSVTAGLGIYDTMQYIGPDVATICTGIAASMGAVLLAGGAKDKRSALKHSRVMIHQPSGGMQGQSSDMEISLKLILSMRQELYQILANHTGKTYEEIERDSDRDYWLKAPEAKDYGLIDEVLVKKS from the coding sequence ATGATCAATAAAGAAGAATTCAGAAAATATGCCATCCACAATCAAGGGGTGAACGGTACTGCATTTGACCAGTATACACAGCATATCGAAAACATGACCCGCTCAGTAATTGAAGAGCGACCACAGAATTTTAGAGAAATTGATGTCTTCTCAAGACTGATAATGGACAGAATCATTTTCCTGGGAACAGGTATCGATGATCATATTGCCAATATCATTGTAGCCCAGCTTCTATTTTTGGAATCGGTTGATGCTAAAAAAGATGTTTTGCTTTATGTAAATAGCCCAGGAGGCTCTGTAACAGCAGGTTTAGGCATTTATGATACAATGCAGTACATTGGTCCTGATGTAGCTACTATCTGTACAGGAATTGCAGCTTCTATGGGAGCTGTATTGTTAGCAGGTGGAGCGAAAGATAAAAGATCAGCACTGAAGCATTCAAGAGTAATGATTCACCAGCCATCTGGAGGAATGCAAGGTCAATCCAGTGACATGGAGATCTCTCTTAAATTAATCCTATCCATGAGACAGGAGCTGTATCAGATATTGGCAAACCATACTGGTAAAACCTATGAAGAAATCGAAAGAGATTCTGATAGAGATTACTGGCTCAAAGCTCCAGAGGCGAAAGATTACGGCCTCATTGATGAAGTATTAGTTAAAAAATCCTAA
- a CDS encoding RelA/SpoT family protein — translation MIQVDVEEERKEILKRYRRLLRQAKPVLKPGDAKFIKKAFNVSLEAHKEMRRKSGEPYIYHPLEVALVCVEEIGLGTTSIVAALLHDVVEDTDWELEDIEREFGHKVMSIIDGLTKIAGVFDYGSSQQAENFRKMLLTLSDDVRVILIKLADRLNNMRTLQSMPRHKQLKISSETMYLYAPLAHRLGLYAIKSELEDLYLKFTDAETYQKIVQKINESKSLRNKFIKSFIQPIEDELIRQKFDFAIKGRPKSVYSIYSKMKKQGIPFEEVYDLFAIRIILESELENEKADCWQVYSIVTDFYRPNPDRLRDWISTSRSNGYESLHTTVMSNTGQWVEVQIRTSRMDEIAERGYAAHWKYKEKDTSNKPTSGLDDWITQVRGLLESNDGSAIEFMDDFRGNLFHEEVFVFTPKGDLKVLPFGSTALDFAFEIHTEIGAKCIGAKVNQKLVPISHKLKNGDQVEILTSNKQKPTEDWLNTVVTSRAKAKIKDALREEKKSAILDGKEIVQRKLKQMKMPFNSEVVDKLRAYFELKTANEFYYRVGKSIIDPTTIKSFKDFKANQKLKNRAIQEKVKDESSFTKEIKSLKGPDHDQLLIGEDMDVVDYILAKCCNPIPGDDVFGFVTVNEGIKIHRTSCPNALELLSNHGNRVIKARWTSQQEIAFLAGLRIIGTDRVGLINDVTQVISSELKVNMRSITVDSDAGIFEGTIKLYVHSTEHLDKLMKNLSKVDGIHKVTRFD, via the coding sequence ATGATCCAAGTGGATGTTGAAGAAGAAAGAAAAGAAATTCTCAAACGCTATCGCCGGCTTTTGAGACAAGCAAAACCCGTATTGAAACCCGGGGATGCTAAATTCATAAAAAAGGCTTTTAATGTCTCTCTCGAAGCACATAAAGAGATGAGGAGAAAATCCGGGGAACCCTATATTTATCACCCTTTAGAGGTTGCCTTGGTTTGTGTGGAAGAAATTGGTTTAGGAACAACCTCTATTGTAGCAGCATTGCTCCATGATGTGGTAGAAGATACTGATTGGGAATTAGAAGACATTGAAAGGGAATTTGGTCATAAAGTCATGAGCATCATTGATGGCTTGACCAAAATTGCTGGCGTTTTTGATTATGGAAGTTCGCAGCAAGCTGAGAATTTCAGGAAAATGCTACTGACACTCTCAGATGACGTTCGGGTCATCCTGATCAAACTAGCCGATCGTCTTAATAACATGCGGACCCTTCAAAGCATGCCTCGTCATAAGCAGTTGAAGATTTCTTCCGAGACCATGTATTTGTATGCTCCTTTAGCGCATAGACTGGGTTTGTATGCGATCAAATCTGAGTTGGAGGATTTGTATCTGAAATTTACGGATGCTGAAACCTATCAGAAGATTGTTCAAAAGATCAACGAATCGAAATCGCTGAGAAATAAGTTTATAAAATCCTTTATTCAGCCGATAGAGGATGAGTTGATTCGACAGAAATTTGATTTTGCTATTAAAGGAAGACCAAAATCGGTTTATTCTATTTACAGTAAAATGAAAAAGCAGGGAATTCCATTCGAGGAGGTTTATGATCTCTTTGCAATCAGGATTATCTTGGAGAGTGAGCTGGAAAACGAAAAAGCTGACTGTTGGCAGGTATATTCTATCGTGACAGACTTTTACAGGCCCAACCCAGATCGACTTCGAGACTGGATCAGTACTTCCAGATCCAATGGATACGAGTCATTGCATACTACGGTAATGAGTAATACGGGACAATGGGTAGAAGTTCAGATTAGGACATCCAGGATGGATGAAATTGCTGAAAGGGGATATGCTGCTCATTGGAAATACAAAGAAAAGGATACGAGCAACAAACCAACCAGTGGGTTAGATGACTGGATTACTCAAGTACGAGGGCTTTTGGAGTCAAATGATGGTTCTGCCATTGAATTCATGGATGATTTCAGAGGAAATTTATTCCATGAAGAAGTATTTGTTTTTACGCCAAAGGGTGATTTAAAAGTATTGCCATTTGGGTCTACGGCATTAGATTTTGCTTTTGAAATCCACACGGAAATCGGAGCGAAATGCATTGGAGCCAAAGTGAATCAGAAATTAGTCCCGATTTCCCATAAACTGAAAAATGGAGATCAGGTAGAAATTCTAACTTCCAATAAGCAAAAACCTACTGAAGACTGGTTAAATACGGTAGTTACCTCCAGAGCCAAGGCAAAAATAAAGGATGCCTTAAGAGAGGAAAAGAAGTCTGCAATTCTCGATGGTAAAGAAATCGTACAACGGAAATTAAAGCAGATGAAAATGCCATTTAATTCCGAGGTAGTGGATAAACTTCGAGCTTATTTCGAATTGAAAACAGCGAATGAGTTTTATTATCGTGTGGGAAAAAGCATAATTGATCCTACCACCATTAAGTCATTTAAAGACTTTAAAGCAAATCAGAAACTTAAGAATAGAGCCATTCAGGAGAAAGTGAAAGATGAATCTTCTTTCACCAAAGAAATAAAAAGTTTGAAAGGCCCTGATCATGATCAGTTACTGATAGGGGAAGATATGGATGTGGTGGATTACATCCTTGCCAAATGCTGTAATCCAATTCCCGGAGATGATGTTTTCGGTTTTGTGACAGTTAATGAGGGGATAAAAATTCACCGTACTTCTTGTCCCAATGCTTTGGAATTACTGTCTAATCATGGAAACAGAGTGATTAAAGCAAGATGGACCAGTCAACAGGAGATTGCTTTTCTTGCAGGGTTAAGAATCATCGGTACGGACCGAGTAGGTTTAATTAATGATGTGACGCAAGTGATTTCCAGTGAATTGAAAGTGAATATGAGATC